In the Candidatus Mycosynbacter amalyticus genome, one interval contains:
- a CDS encoding AI-2E family transporter encodes MKVRIEIDTHTFVRFWLVVIGFGLAGLAIYSARTALVIIGAAAFLALALSNPVAKLADKMPGKSRIGATAAAFVLIVAFLGTFIALIVPPIIEQTAKVADNVPTLIDSAQENWHLADEFVKRYGLESQVDSALNSAKENATSWAANIGSSFVSSLGSLFNTVAAIFLALVLTFLMLVEGPTWLRKLWGVYTDEDKMEYHQRLARRMHMVVTGYVTGQIAVSGIGALCAGLMVFILHFFFPAVPMNLALPTVAIAFIFSLIPMFGATIAGVLITALLAFNNVTAAIVFVVFFVVYQQIENNFVSPTIQAKTVELSALAVLVAVTIGLYVFGLAGGIISIPIAGCIKVLLEDHFQQTKKARKKSDKPLHKLVKKLQEEA; translated from the coding sequence ATGAAAGTCCGTATAGAAATAGATACACATACGTTTGTGCGGTTTTGGCTAGTCGTGATTGGGTTTGGCCTGGCTGGACTGGCAATTTATAGTGCACGAACCGCTCTTGTTATTATTGGCGCAGCAGCTTTTTTGGCACTTGCGCTGAGTAATCCGGTTGCCAAACTGGCGGATAAGATGCCAGGTAAAAGCCGTATTGGGGCAACTGCCGCAGCATTTGTATTAATTGTCGCGTTTTTGGGAACATTCATCGCACTCATCGTGCCACCTATTATCGAGCAAACTGCCAAAGTAGCGGACAACGTGCCGACACTTATCGACTCCGCACAAGAGAATTGGCACTTGGCTGACGAGTTCGTGAAGCGCTACGGGCTCGAGTCACAGGTAGACTCAGCGCTCAACAGTGCCAAGGAAAATGCCACATCGTGGGCCGCAAATATCGGCTCTTCATTTGTCTCGAGTCTGGGCTCTCTGTTTAATACCGTTGCTGCGATCTTCCTGGCGCTTGTACTGACGTTTCTCATGCTAGTAGAAGGACCCACTTGGCTCCGTAAACTCTGGGGGGTATATACTGACGAAGACAAGATGGAGTATCACCAACGCCTGGCGCGCCGTATGCACATGGTAGTGACGGGCTACGTCACTGGTCAGATTGCAGTGTCAGGTATTGGTGCGCTTTGTGCGGGTTTAATGGTATTTATTCTGCACTTCTTCTTCCCTGCTGTACCGATGAACCTGGCACTACCTACAGTTGCAATTGCGTTTATCTTCTCGCTTATCCCAATGTTTGGTGCAACCATTGCCGGTGTGCTGATTACCGCACTTCTCGCATTCAATAACGTAACAGCTGCAATTGTCTTCGTGGTATTCTTTGTCGTATACCAACAGATTGAAAACAACTTCGTGTCGCCAACGATTCAAGCGAAGACGGTCGAGCTGTCAGCACTTGCCGTACTAGTTGCAGTGACTATTGGACTCTATGTGTTTGGTCTTGCGGGAGGTATTATCTCGATTCCTATCGCCGGTTGTATCAAAGTGTTGCTCGAGGATCATTTCCAGCAGACGAAAAAAGCGCGCAAGAAGAGCGACAAGCCACTACATAAGTTGGTGAAGAAGTTGCAAGAAGAGGCTTAG